cataCTTTAGTGCTTCCCTCTGTATATTGGGCCACTAGTATCTTTGGGTAAGGGCTTTATGAGATAAGGATCTATCTtctgtatgacttccacaaatcccttcatgcaattcttctaaaaGTAGCTCTGTTGCTTCAGGGTGTATACACAACAGGTATGGTCCATAAAAAGAGCGCTTGTATAACTTTCGAccctcggacaaccaaaatcGAGGAGCCTTTCTGCGTACTTTGTCAGCCTCAGACTTTTCCTTAGGTAGGATGTTCTCTTTAAGATACAGCATAatggggtccatccagctagaACCCACCCTAATCTAGTGAACACGGATTGTATCCACATTTATCTTGGTAGGCGTAAACAAATCTTCCACCAAAATGACCCAAGGTAGACTCTGTGCTAAGGACATTGCCAGGGTGGCTAGAGAGTCAGCATGAGTGTTTCTGTTTCTGGGACAGTCTTCTCTCCTATCTTCTGAACTATGGTCATTCCTACTAGTAGagcttcgtactcggcttcattattcgtAGCCGAGAAATCCATCCTCAAAGATTGCTCAATAACGATCTTATCCGGAGATATTACAACTAGCCCCACTCTTGATCTTCTTTGATTTGCCGCACCATCCACGTACACCTTCCATGATAGAGATTCCTTTAAGGAGATCATGcaaactgattttccatccatgtccaactttttagtattttcttctaACGAGGGCTCAGCGAACTCAGCCATTAAGTCAACCACCAAGTTagcaaggacctggcctttTACAGAGGTGCgtggcatatacttgatatcaaaagcccctatAATTGTTCCTTACTTGGCAATTCTTCCCGTATAATCTACACTCCGAAGTAGAGACCTAAGCGGGATTTGGGTTAGGACCACAACTGTGTGGGACTGAAATTAGTGGGGAAGCTTAtgcgtagcatgcaccactaCCAAAATGGCTATCTCAAATGGTAAGTAACGAATCTTAGTTTCATGCAATGATTTactcacataataaactggccttTGAACACCATTGTCAACCCTTATCAGCACCAAACTAACAGTGTGAGAAGCCACAGCAATGTAAGCAAACAACACTTCATCCACCTCAGGCCTAGACATAATAGTTGATTGAGAAATATAttctttaagctgttgaaaagccaaagcacacTTCTCAGCTCATTTgaatcccttccatttattcagcaactggaagaaaggcctacattTTTCCGTGGATCGAGAGATGAATCGGTTCAAGGTAGCTGTCATTCtcgtcaatttctgaacttctttaggattaCAAGGTGGCTGCAAGCTGTTAATCACCTTAACTTGATCaggattgacttcaattccaCGATGTGTAACCACAAAATCTAGAAATTTActggaccccacgccaaaagagcatttgGAAGCATTTAGGCGTAATTTATGTTTCCTTAGTATCTCGAAGACGTTCCCAAGATCCCCCACGTGCTTGGACACCaccttactcttcaccaccatgtcatctacataaacttcAATACTTTTCCCTAGCTGCGATTtgaacatcctagtcatcatcctttagTAGGTAGCCTCCGCATTCTTTAAAcaaaaaggcattaccttgtagtgataatttcctgtaggagtgacgaaggttgttttctcttgatcatccaaagccaaaggtatttggtgataacttTGAAAAGTatctagaaaactcatccgaggatgcccaaccgtggcatccaccaattgatcaatgcAGGGCATGGGAAAAGGATCTTTGGGGCACACTTTATTCAAATCCGTAAAGTCTACCCATACCagccattttccattcttctttttaaccaccaCTGTTTTggccaaccattcaggataaaaaacttctttgatagcccctaCTTGCTTGAGCTTGATTACTTCTTCCTTGACAGCTTCAGAATGTTCTTTAGATGATCGCCGAGGTGGTTTCTTTCTTGGTACGATGGtggggttgacatttaaatgatgacaaatgaaacttggatcTACCCCAAGGGCCTTATAAGCattccaagcaaacacatcaatGTTCTCCCTAAGGAACTTTATCAACTCTTCATTCTCTTGAGGAGGCAGTTGAGATTCTACCTGAAAATacttctctttatcatcagtTATAAAAACCCGTTCTAAACCTTCACATTCTGCTTCCGCCACTAGACTCTCTAATAACATCGGCTCCTTTGATTGCTCAAACCTTTTTCATTTGATGCCGAGGACTCTTCCTCAGCTTGATGTCTAATTGCAGCCACCATACACTGCCTAGCCATAGATTAGCTTCCAATTAGCTCCTCAAATTGGTCGCCAGATGGATACTTCACCTTTAAATGCAAAGTGGAAGGGACAGCCCCTATGGCATGAAGCCAgggtcttgccacaatggctgtgtatggagaatatgcatcCACCATTATGAAGTTGACTTCTACAAATTTTGACACCGTTTGCACTGACAACTTGACTTGCCCTATTGGTATAACCATCTTTCCATCAAAACCTACTATGGGTGAATCATAGCTAGTCAAATCCCCTGGTTTCAACCCCAACCCCTTATACACGTCAGGGTACATAATTTCTGccccactaccttgatcaactaGTACACGCCTCACATCGTACCCCCTATCTTGAGTGTGACCACTAAAGCATCATCGTGTGGCTGTATAGTTCCAAACTTATCATTCTCCGAGAAACTCAATGCCAGTTGGATTGCAACCCTAGCCCTCTTCGTCTTATGATTAGAGTCCTCGAATAGCGACCGATTTATAGTCATTACTCTGGAGGGACACGAACTCGTCCTTCCAGGAGAggcaaaaatgacattaattgtGCTCAAAGGAGGCCTTGAAGAAGTGTTCCCTTGAGTCCCTGAGCCTGTATGATCTGCTTGCCCATTGGGCCGATATAAGAACTGTTTTAACCTTCCATCTCTGACCAATTGCTCCAAATAATTCCACAAAGTCCTGTAATTCTCGGTGGTGTGTCCTCGCTCCTGGTGATATTGACAACGAAGATTCTGATTGCGCCTGATGGGATCTCCACTCATCTTATTAGGCTATTTGAAGTATGACTCATTCTTGATCTTCTCTAGAATTTGATGTACTGGCTCTTGAAACACCGTGTTGACTACTTGTGGCAGAGTAGCAGCCCCAGTCTACCTAGCAAAATCTTGGCGAGGACGATTATTGTTGTACTTATCCGACCTAAAGTCCCTCCTATCTCAAAAGACCACCTTCGCCTTTCCTTTACCTAACTGCTGGTCCTCTTCGACCTGTTTATACTTATCGATGCGGTCCATGAGCTGGCGCACATTATTAACTGGTTTTCCAGTTAACGATTTTCTCAGACCATGCTCGGCAGGTAAGCCGACCTTGAAAGTTCTTAtggccacatcatcaaagtccccattaatctcattgaacatctcccagtacctgtcTGAGTATGTTTTTAAGGTTTCACCCTCTTGCATAGTCATAGACAACAAAGAATCCAAAGGCTGAGggactctactgcatgtaataaagAGAAATCCGAACACTCAGGTGAGTTCCttaaaggaatcaatagaacTTGATCCCAGGCCGTCAAACCACCTCATCATAACAGGCCCTAAACTGGATGGGAACACCTTGAACATCAAAGCCTCATTCTTGGAGTGCAcagccatcctctggttgaaatGGCTTATGTGCCCCACAGGGTCAGTTCAACCATTATAAATGATGAATGCTGGCTGGGTGAAACGCCGAGGAAGTTTTCCCTTTTCAATTCTACGCGTGAAGGgtgatttaaaaatttgattcaGTGTcttactcatagcatcatttcccaagcctcTGCAGGACGAATTCCTATTCCTACGATTATGAGGGTTACCCTCTTTATACGAGAATGACTCATTAGGGGGAGTTCTTGACCTAGGCTTGTAGCTGCCCTCCCTATCTTTATCAGAAGAAGAGTCAGAAATGGACGGAGTTCACTTCCGTCATTCATGACACAACTTTCTTCTCAAACGATCAATCTCTAACTGCATGGCTCTGGCATTCTCCTCACGGGAGACTCTACTCCCACTTCGTGACTGACTCCTGCTAGTATgggtagtatgtacacttccctcCCGGTCTTTACCTCGTTCAAGTTTGAGAAAGTCATCTTAACGCTAGGACCCCTTGGACTCGACCTGGTGTGAACCTGAATTTGCCATAACTAGATATTAAACTCACTGAAAACCAAAATTTCCCATAGATGGCGTCAATTGTAAGGTCGCAATTTGTACCTAAATCCAATAATATGAAGGGTATaggcccaatacaataaatttgtagagagtgggttagaaatcttgtttctaatgagcttaaataacaacaacagTGGCCCAAGATCACAAAATAATGAGGATGGACTAATGTGTATGATGaaaattgtcctcggactcaagccgaagagctgattcttatatttcttatttcttaaagATTGATTACAGATAttcagtctacagtgttttATTTCCCTCTTTTTCAATCCCTTTTTCTCAAGGACTTCCCTctattttatacttccttcATGTTCTAATTCCCTTCCTCCACATGTAGGTCTAGATTACTAGTgctgatatttgtcccatcagcGCCTTCCAAAAATCTTTCTGTAGTAGCTATAAGGctaaaaatcactgttcagaCATCGCTTCTTTATTAATGAGGCCAGAGTTTTGgatgcaaagcattcaatgcagtggtagcaactttctcttagatattttataACTGTTCATTTACTCTGTGCTTCCATGAAACGTATCTTCATCAATGGGACCTTCTAGAAAATCGTTTCAGACAAAATGTAGTAACATCTGGGTGTTGCTTTGTTTAGCTGAGGAGACATCCCTCCTCGTCTGTCCTCGAACAAAAGAACACCCTCGGGCAAAACTCATGGCCCACTATGCGTTTTTGGGTCTTTTATCCCTACAGTagactaaaaaatatttgtcaatTTTTATATACAGCCAATCAGCTAAAATTAGtagtttaatgattttttttgacaagtataGTGAGAAATTAAGGGATGTGACCCTTTTTTCTTAGTAGGAAACGTTGAAAGGATCTGTATGTGTACCAATATTAGGTAATACTCATCGTTGTCTCAATCGccttggacaaaaaaaaaaagtcaacgtTGTCAGTATTGAATTGCCTAcctattatattaataatttatccatattattatctattttatcgtTTTCTATTTTGGGTGgagcaaaatattttcatacaaatttaaaaataatatacttatttttttatttattttttacaaaaaagtaaaaaatgttaaaatagtaatattatctCACatacaaaagggaaaaaaaattgttattctCACCGCCCATTTGTATTCAAATGTTTGATTCCTATatgtatttgttatttatttgaattcaaataattcaattatctctaattaaaaaaatatacaaaattacttctaataaaaaaacCCACTAATTCACGtaaaaattacacatttttattccaaaatttctatgtttttttttaattctttaaaatatttcaaaaattttgttattcaAATTATATACTGTTATCACAAATCATCATCCAtttatactaatatatataatctttcttttattcaaatttcaaaaatttttactTATCGCAATTCTTATCTCAATCAATAAATTCTgatatttcattaaattttaactttttataattCTCTATCTCATCTTTTATCATTTTCCTAAGCTTTcgtaataaaaacaaagttggACACCATCATTTAGTATTGAAAAATGAGTGTTGTAGTGTCGACGTCAGTATGTCACTGAATATTCAGTGCCACATCACCCGTGCAATTTTATCAGCTTTTAGAAAGGTTGCTATTAAGATCAAATCTGGTCCCAAATgtgttcaaggtttttttttatttatgtatttatttatttagagaatcAAATGTATTCTAGTGTAAATGCAAAGATTTGGATCAAATAAGGATAAGATCTAGggaacaaatttttatttatttattaagttgGCTACTTCAACTTATTTTCTTCTATCTTCTATTcccataaatataaaaaaaatataaaaaatattaaagccatgcaaagtTGGATATTTTATCAAATAGCTAAACGTTTAAACCGTACCTCCCGCTACTAAAAGCATTATACTATATGCTCTATTAATTataatctcttttttattttattttatatacaccCCTTTGAGAAATCTTTATAAATATAACTAACTTAAGTATACATGATATACTACAATTAATGTCAcataaaaactgattggtgttttagTCTGATGATGAAGAGATCAGAAGTAGACgccataaattaaaactcaaaaaaaaaaaaatgtcacacaaAGTGAAAGTATGAAATACTAATAAGaatatgatatattattttcattcataatGTATGACATATAGGAGTACATCAAAGCATTTTCTTTGAAAGAAACCATGATTCTAGGTGTCATATTAACGACCCAATcctgattttaaaaaataaaaaaagactatCTAAAGAATGGATGGCAAAGCCTATATATATactatgtctacaatatttttataatacttttacaacaaatctttaGTGACAGATTgttattcatgaaaaaaaattgtgattttaattattggttcaaattataactaataataacttactacatatgatttgttatgaaaatattatgaatatagtAGCACTTCTAAAAAATATGTTACCATAATTGATAAGTTAATGTTTAGTAAATTAAATGATAATTGCGTTAGAAATAGTAATCTATATTACTAAGAATAAAATGTGATGTAATATATGTAACAAATATTCCTGTTAttatgcttataaaaaaaaaaaatcccttttaATAAGTTTGTTTGTGAAATAGGAATAAAACCACCAATCTATATTCTtggaaacataattttttttgataagttcttggaaacataattattttaattattaattattatgcaTATAGagataatttgtatttttgaaaatataataatttttaaatctactacatatatctatatattaattaattaattaaggaattaaaaaacatatattaaggaataactattagcaCAACCCTTTTAGAGAAGAATAGTCATTCCTCAATTTaaggaataattattcaatcatgtaacaaaaatcaaaccaaaacgATTCAATAGCTATTGCATATGCATAAAAGTATTccttaaataaataacaattccAATTTtcatgaaatagaaaaaaaaatcaaacgaAACTATTGAATAGCTATTCATATGCATAACAACATAAGTATTCATTTTGTTAACTCCTGTTAGTTTTTTTGCCTATGtttctaataaagtaataaaatagCATCTTTGTGTGACATGACGGCCTAACCCTTTTAGATATGCATCACTGTCAGTTTCTCTAAGACTTTCTCACCTCTCCCCGTGTGTgtgaatattaaaatatttagtattctcaaaagaaaaaatattggggTAATCTCACATTAGAAAATGAGTGGAAATTAAATAGGTTTAAAGCTCGTACTTTGTATCCAAGAATTAGGTCATTTTGGATATATACCACTGTCAATTTCTTTAAGATATTTTTCCCTCTCCCCGTGTGTGTATATTAAAATACTTACTGTGGGGGCAGAAGAGTTAGGGTAAGCTTATGGGCCTTGGGTTTGGTCTGAGGATATTAACTCGTCCGAGGAGGTCTTAGTGATAATAACTATACTGGATATAAGAGCCCACAAACAGATCATTACGAAAGAAGTTGGTGgaaatggtccgaggaggaaaATCTCCTCGGCTACATGACGTAAAGGTAGTACTATCCACCTTGGTGTATATAGGGGAAT
The sequence above is drawn from the Castanea sativa cultivar Marrone di Chiusa Pesio chromosome 5, ASM4071231v1 genome and encodes:
- the LOC142635435 gene encoding uncharacterized protein LOC142635435, which translates into the protein MSGDPIRRNQNLRCQYHQERGHTTENYRTLWNYLEQLVRDGRLKQFLYRPNGQADHTGSGTQGNTSSRPPLSTINVIFASPGRTSSCPSRVMTINRSLFEDSNHKTKRARVAIQLALSFSENDKFGTIQPHDDALVVTLKIGGDLTSYDSPIVGFDGKMVIPIGQVKLSVQTVSKFVEVNFIMVDAYSPYTAIVARPWLHAIGAVPSTLHLKVKYPSGDQFEELIGS